One genomic region from Effusibacillus pohliae DSM 22757 encodes:
- the neuB gene encoding N-acetylneuraminate synthase, with protein MPISQRAYIIAEVGVNHNGSLEMAKQLVDAAAEAGADAVKFQTFKAEKLVSRTAPKAEYQTKTTDQNESQLEMLKKLELDEAAHLSLIKYCHEQGIEFLSTPFDLESVDLLAYRFDLPRLKIASSEITNAPLLLNAARSGKPIILSTGMSTLGEVEMALGVLAFGYTKPDVTPSLAAFCQAFCSEEGQRALQERVILLHCTTEYPAPVRDVNLRAMDTLQAAFGLPVGLSDHTSGIAIPIAAVARGAVVIEKHFTLDRDLPGPDHKASLEPEELKAMVRSIREVEEALGSARKYPAGSEFKNMVAARKSLVAARIIEKGELFTEHNLTIKRPGDGISPMLYWEWLGKQAKKNYQADEKVSL; from the coding sequence ATGCCAATCTCGCAAAGAGCCTATATCATCGCTGAAGTAGGAGTGAACCATAACGGTTCGCTGGAAATGGCGAAACAATTGGTTGATGCCGCAGCCGAGGCCGGGGCCGATGCAGTGAAGTTTCAAACTTTTAAAGCCGAGAAACTAGTCAGTCGAACTGCGCCAAAGGCAGAGTATCAGACGAAAACGACCGATCAGAACGAATCGCAACTGGAGATGCTGAAGAAACTGGAATTGGACGAAGCGGCTCATTTGTCTTTGATCAAATATTGCCATGAACAAGGCATTGAGTTTTTGTCGACCCCTTTTGATCTCGAAAGTGTCGATTTGTTGGCCTACAGGTTTGATCTCCCGCGGCTTAAAATCGCTTCTTCCGAAATTACGAACGCCCCGCTGTTGTTGAACGCGGCACGGTCCGGTAAACCGATTATTCTATCAACCGGAATGAGTACCTTGGGGGAAGTGGAAATGGCGTTGGGGGTTTTAGCCTTTGGGTATACCAAGCCGGATGTAACTCCTTCGCTAGCCGCTTTTTGTCAGGCGTTTTGTTCCGAAGAGGGACAACGGGCATTGCAAGAACGAGTAATCTTGCTCCACTGTACGACAGAGTATCCAGCCCCGGTCAGAGATGTAAATCTTCGGGCGATGGATACTTTGCAGGCTGCTTTTGGATTACCGGTCGGATTGTCAGATCACACTTCCGGCATTGCAATTCCCATTGCTGCCGTGGCACGTGGAGCGGTTGTGATCGAAAAACATTTTACCCTTGACAGAGATCTTCCAGGCCCTGACCACAAAGCTTCGCTGGAACCCGAAGAATTGAAGGCGATGGTGAGGTCGATTCGGGAGGTGGAGGAAGCTTTAGGGTCGGCCCGCAAGTATCCTGCAGGCTCAGAATTCAAAAACATGGTCGCGGCCAGGAAAAGTCTCGTGGCTGCACGAATAATTGAGAAAGGGGAATTGTTCACTGAACACAATCTGACCATCAAGCGCCCAGGTGACGGCATTTCACCAATGCTGTACTGGGAGTGGTTAGGGAAGCAAGCGAAAAAAAACTATCAAGCCGATGAAAAGGTGAGCCTATGA
- a CDS encoding nucleotidyltransferase family protein has product MMRWKKISIYPSTPILKAIEIIDAGAMKIALVVDEGHRLLGTVTDGDIRRGILRGIGLDDPVETVMNPNPITARANEARQTVLAIMKLKRLHQIPIVDEQGRLVGIETLDDLLKGNCRDNWVVLMAGGLGSRLRPLTDLFPKPLLKVGSKPILETIMENFIEHGFRKFYLAVNYKAEMIEEYFGDGSRWGVEIHYVREEKRLGTAGALGLLPEKPDKPIVVMNGDLLTKVNFQQLLDFHMEHRAQATMCVREYDFQVPYGVVKVDKSRLVGIDEKPVQKFFVNAGIYVLEPEALDLIPQDEFFDMPTLFDKLIELNCETVVFPIREYWLDIGRKEDFERANGEFWEVFR; this is encoded by the coding sequence ATGATGAGATGGAAAAAAATTTCTATTTACCCATCAACTCCTATTTTAAAGGCGATTGAAATTATTGATGCGGGAGCGATGAAAATTGCTTTGGTTGTTGATGAGGGCCATCGTTTGCTTGGCACGGTAACGGATGGGGATATCCGCCGAGGTATTCTCAGGGGAATCGGTCTCGATGATCCTGTCGAAACCGTCATGAACCCAAATCCGATTACTGCTCGCGCCAATGAGGCGAGGCAAACGGTTCTCGCCATCATGAAACTGAAACGGTTGCATCAGATTCCGATTGTGGACGAGCAAGGACGACTGGTGGGAATTGAGACATTAGACGATCTGTTAAAGGGAAATTGCCGCGATAACTGGGTGGTCCTGATGGCGGGCGGTTTGGGTAGTCGCCTGCGTCCTCTGACCGATCTCTTTCCAAAGCCCCTGCTGAAGGTGGGCAGCAAACCGATTCTTGAAACGATCATGGAAAATTTTATCGAACATGGATTTCGCAAATTTTATCTGGCGGTCAATTATAAGGCCGAGATGATCGAAGAATATTTCGGTGACGGTTCCCGCTGGGGAGTCGAGATTCACTATGTCCGTGAGGAAAAGCGGCTGGGAACTGCCGGAGCCCTGGGCTTGCTTCCGGAAAAACCGGACAAACCGATCGTAGTGATGAACGGGGATTTGCTGACGAAAGTGAATTTTCAGCAATTGCTTGATTTTCATATGGAACACCGGGCGCAGGCCACAATGTGCGTCCGTGAATACGATTTTCAGGTTCCATATGGAGTAGTCAAGGTGGACAAGTCTCGGCTTGTCGGGATTGATGAAAAACCGGTGCAAAAGTTTTTTGTCAATGCGGGAATTTATGTATTGGAACCGGAAGCGCTGGACCTGATCCCCCAGGACGAGTTTTTCGATATGCCAACTCTTTTTGATAAGTTAATTGAATTAAATTGTGAGACCGTGGTATTTCCCATTCGTGAATATTGGCTTGATATTGGAAGGAAAGAGGATTTTGAACGGGCCAACGGGGAGTTCTGGGAGGTATTCAGGTGA
- a CDS encoding acetyltransferase: MSRPVIVLGGGGHAKVLIDTLLLQNRKVLGVTVPVGEFFGKSLLGIRCIGNDDTILEYPADSIELVNGIGSVAAPDLRKRIFESFKGLGYEFTSVVHPSAVISAEAELAEGVQVMAGAIIQTGSSIGANTIVNTKVSVDHDCAIGNHVHLAPGVTLSGGVQVGDEVHIGTGATVIQGVRIGKNSIIGAGALVLNDVAEGVTVVGVPAKEVQR; the protein is encoded by the coding sequence ATGAGCCGGCCTGTGATTGTCCTCGGCGGAGGCGGTCATGCGAAAGTATTGATTGACACGCTGTTGCTTCAAAATCGGAAGGTGCTTGGTGTTACCGTTCCAGTTGGAGAGTTTTTTGGAAAATCCCTGCTAGGGATCCGGTGTATCGGGAATGATGACACAATTTTGGAATACCCTGCCGATTCAATTGAATTGGTGAACGGGATCGGATCGGTGGCTGCCCCGGATCTGCGAAAGCGAATATTTGAATCGTTTAAAGGATTGGGATACGAGTTTACAAGCGTGGTTCATCCATCGGCCGTGATCTCGGCGGAGGCAGAATTGGCGGAAGGTGTGCAAGTTATGGCGGGGGCAATTATTCAAACCGGCAGCTCGATAGGGGCCAATACGATTGTAAACACGAAAGTGTCGGTTGATCATGACTGTGCCATAGGGAACCATGTGCATCTGGCCCCCGGGGTGACGCTTTCCGGCGGGGTACAGGTAGGGGACGAAGTGCATATTGGAACGGGGGCGACGGTGATCCAAGGGGTCCGCATAGGAAAGAACAGCATCATTGGCGCGGGGGCCCTGGTATTGAATGATGTGGCCGAGGGAGTTACAGTTGTCGGGGTGCCGGCAAAGGAGGTTCAACGATGA
- the neuC gene encoding UDP-N-acetylglucosamine 2-epimerase translates to MRRRKICVVTGTRADYGLLYWLMKMIQDDAELELQIIVTGMHCSPEFGLTYKIIEEDGFFINEKVEMLLSSDTPVGIAKSIGLGVIGFADALARLRPDFLVLLGDRYEILAAAQAAMVAKIPIAHIAGGDTTEGAYDELIRHSITKMSHLHFVTNDAAAKRVRQLGENPDYIFNVGSPGIDQIKRLKLLTREQLEKELDFKFLSRNLLITFHPATLDSDCPAEQFRELLKALEILGNNVGLIFTKPNSDTGGRSLIRMIDDYVATHSNAKAYTSLGQLRYLSTIAQVDAVVGNSSSGLYEAPSLKTPTVNIGERQKGRLQASSVINCQPKMDEIVQAIRKSFLIDCSNVVNPYGDGESSQKIVTVLKEIQDPEKLLKKHFFEVS, encoded by the coding sequence ATGCGTCGGCGTAAAATCTGTGTGGTAACGGGAACCCGAGCAGACTATGGGCTGCTTTACTGGTTGATGAAAATGATTCAGGATGACGCGGAACTGGAGCTCCAAATTATTGTTACGGGAATGCACTGTTCTCCGGAATTTGGATTAACTTACAAAATTATTGAAGAAGACGGGTTTTTTATCAATGAAAAAGTAGAAATGCTCTTGTCGAGTGACACGCCTGTCGGGATAGCGAAGTCCATCGGTCTCGGTGTGATTGGTTTTGCCGATGCCTTGGCCAGGTTGAGGCCCGACTTTCTGGTGCTGTTAGGAGATCGGTATGAAATTCTTGCGGCAGCCCAGGCTGCAATGGTTGCCAAGATTCCGATTGCTCATATTGCGGGAGGCGACACAACCGAAGGTGCGTATGATGAGTTGATTCGCCACAGTATCACCAAAATGTCCCACCTGCATTTTGTGACAAATGATGCAGCTGCCAAAAGAGTTCGCCAACTGGGAGAAAATCCGGACTACATTTTCAATGTTGGAAGCCCCGGAATTGATCAAATAAAAAGGCTGAAATTACTCACACGGGAACAGCTGGAGAAAGAGCTCGATTTTAAGTTTTTATCCAGAAATTTACTCATTACCTTTCATCCTGCCACATTGGATTCTGATTGTCCGGCTGAGCAGTTTCGAGAGCTCTTGAAAGCTCTGGAAATACTTGGTAATAATGTAGGGTTAATCTTTACGAAGCCAAATTCGGATACTGGGGGACGGTCTTTAATTCGGATGATCGATGATTATGTTGCAACACATTCCAATGCCAAGGCTTATACATCTTTGGGGCAACTCCGGTATTTGAGCACCATCGCTCAGGTGGATGCTGTGGTAGGAAATTCATCGAGCGGTCTCTATGAGGCACCTTCGTTGAAAACACCGACTGTGAATATTGGAGAGCGGCAAAAAGGACGCTTGCAAGCGTCTTCGGTAATCAATTGCCAACCGAAAATGGATGAGATTGTGCAAGCGATCCGAAAATCATTTTTGATAGATTGTTCAAATGTCGTTAACCCATACGGGGACGGAGAAAGTTCACAAAAAATCGTAACAGTTCTTAAGGAAATTCAAGATCCGGAAAAATTGCTGAAAAAACATTTTTTTGAGGTGAGCTGA